One stretch of Xanthomonas sp. DAR 35659 DNA includes these proteins:
- a CDS encoding SPFH domain-containing protein, producing the protein MKERTLRSLHGIPLLLGILVLAGLALWLFVTGILKDPVNGGPTSLPLVLLALALGAVALFALCGLYTVQPNQAAVLSLFGKYVGTVKDNGLRWNNPFYSKKKVSQRVRNFESGRLKVNELDGSPIEIAAVIVWQVIDASEAVYNVDDYESFVHIQSESALRAMATSYPYDQHEDGQISLRSHPLEISEQLKRHLDERLTQAGVDVIEARISHLAYAPEIAQAMLQRQQANAVIAARTRIVAGAVGMVEMALAELQKNGVVQLDEERKAHMVSNLLTVLCSDRGAQPIVNAGSLY; encoded by the coding sequence ATGAAAGAACGCACGCTTCGCTCGCTGCATGGCATTCCGCTGCTGCTCGGCATCCTGGTCCTGGCCGGCCTGGCGTTGTGGCTGTTCGTGACCGGCATCCTCAAGGACCCGGTCAATGGCGGCCCGACCTCGTTGCCGCTGGTGCTGCTGGCGCTGGCACTCGGCGCCGTCGCCTTGTTCGCGCTGTGCGGCCTGTACACGGTGCAGCCGAACCAGGCGGCGGTGCTGAGCCTGTTCGGCAAGTACGTGGGCACGGTCAAGGACAACGGCCTGCGCTGGAACAACCCCTTCTATTCCAAGAAGAAGGTCAGCCAGCGCGTGCGCAACTTCGAGAGCGGCCGGCTCAAGGTCAACGAGCTGGACGGCAGCCCGATCGAGATCGCCGCGGTGATCGTGTGGCAGGTGATCGACGCCTCCGAGGCCGTTTACAACGTCGACGACTACGAGAGCTTCGTGCACATCCAGTCCGAATCGGCGCTGCGCGCGATGGCCACCAGCTATCCCTACGACCAGCACGAGGACGGCCAGATCTCGCTGCGCAGCCATCCGCTGGAGATCAGCGAGCAGCTCAAGCGGCACCTCGACGAACGCCTGACCCAGGCCGGCGTGGACGTGATCGAGGCGCGCATCAGCCACCTCGCCTACGCCCCGGAAATCGCCCAGGCGATGCTGCAGCGGCAGCAGGCCAACGCGGTGATCGCCGCGCGCACGCGCATCGTCGCCGGCGCGGTGGGCATGGTCGAAATGGCCTTGGCCGAACTGCAGAAGAACGGCGTGGTGCAGTTGGACGAGGAACGCAAGGCGCACATGGTCAGCAACCTGCTGACCGTGCTGTGCTCGGACCGCGGCGCGCAACCGATCGTCAACGCCGGGTCGCTGTACTGA
- a CDS encoding DUF4177 domain-containing protein: MSKRWEYLTLEAKTNLMLGLKLDELQADLNKHGKLGWELVSVLTLPGTKPLLMFKREL; this comes from the coding sequence ATGAGCAAGCGCTGGGAATACCTCACCCTGGAGGCCAAGACCAATCTGATGCTGGGCCTGAAACTGGACGAGCTGCAGGCCGACCTGAACAAGCACGGCAAGCTCGGCTGGGAACTGGTCAGCGTCCTCACCCTGCCGGGCACCAAGCCGCTGTTGATGTTCAAGCGGGAGCTCTGA
- a CDS encoding PhnD/SsuA/transferrin family substrate-binding protein, which yields MSLDFLVAPDFAPEHFGGWYLLSTLLQRRAGLGLHLLMPADAAEQKQLLDGGEVDLVYASPFDASTLIRERGYLPLARPRGRADEVVIATAAEAPAHCVEDLPYGCRIALTDNHDVRLIALRLLEPADLDPERIAWRPARSYTAVARLLLEGEADAGLFLADAYHRLSRLTRERLRPLVESALCDIGHALLAHPRIAAHLPALRDALLALGDAAHREDQAVLDALGLEHGFEAMHMEDAQFMIDLIDTLLD from the coding sequence ATGAGCCTCGACTTCCTGGTCGCGCCGGATTTCGCGCCGGAACACTTCGGCGGCTGGTACCTGCTCAGCACGCTGCTGCAGCGCCGCGCCGGGCTCGGCCTGCACCTGCTGATGCCGGCCGATGCCGCCGAGCAGAAGCAACTGCTGGACGGCGGCGAAGTCGACCTGGTGTACGCCAGCCCGTTCGATGCCAGCACGCTGATCCGCGAACGCGGCTACCTGCCGCTGGCGCGGCCGCGCGGGCGCGCCGACGAGGTGGTGATCGCCACCGCCGCGGAAGCGCCGGCGCACTGCGTCGAGGACCTGCCCTACGGCTGCCGCATCGCGCTGACCGACAACCACGACGTGCGCCTGATCGCGCTGCGGCTGCTGGAACCGGCCGATCTCGATCCCGAGCGCATCGCCTGGCGCCCGGCCCGCAGTTATACGGCGGTGGCGCGGCTGTTGCTGGAAGGCGAAGCCGATGCCGGGCTGTTCCTGGCCGACGCCTATCACCGGCTGTCGCGGCTCACCCGCGAACGGCTGCGGCCGCTGGTGGAGAGCGCGCTGTGCGACATCGGCCACGCGCTGCTCGCGCACCCGCGTATCGCCGCGCACCTGCCCGCGCTGCGCGACGCACTGCTGGCGCTGGGCGACGCGGCGCACCGCGAGGACCAGGCGGTGCTGGACGCGCTGGGCCTGGAGCACGGATTCGAGGCCATGCACATGGAGGACGCGCAATTCATGATCGACCTGATCGACACCTTGCTGGACTGA
- a CDS encoding LysR family transcriptional regulator: MRTGCWNRAKATAPSRCCRDAVAHAFGRAAQGAAALDGVVRVSAPPVFASHFLAPRLARALRAWPALRIDLLGEAHAANLYAREADLAVRLSRPSEPGLAARRIGTMRFALCATRDWADAPPDTWAFVGYDAAFARTPQQQWLERFAGARRFAFVANDLAAQQRACAAGAGVALLPRFLLDDPAPPADAALVELAAAPRCDVERAIWLVVHPDVRRAPRVQRVAEAIADAVRQADGRL; this comes from the coding sequence ATGCGCACCGGCTGCTGGAATCGCGCGAAAGCAACGGCGCCATCGCGCTGCTGCCGTGACGCGGTCGCGCATGCCTTCGGCCGCGCCGCGCAGGGCGCCGCCGCGTTGGATGGCGTGGTGCGGGTCTCGGCGCCGCCGGTGTTCGCCAGCCACTTCCTGGCGCCGCGCCTGGCCCGCGCGCTGCGCGCCTGGCCGGCGCTGCGCATCGATCTGCTGGGCGAAGCGCACGCGGCCAACCTGTATGCGCGCGAGGCCGACCTGGCGGTGCGGCTGTCGCGGCCGAGCGAGCCGGGACTGGCCGCCCGGCGCATCGGAACGATGCGGTTCGCCCTGTGCGCGACCCGCGACTGGGCCGACGCGCCGCCGGACACCTGGGCGTTCGTCGGCTACGACGCCGCGTTCGCGCGCACGCCGCAGCAGCAGTGGCTGGAGCGTTTCGCCGGCGCCCGCCGCTTCGCCTTCGTCGCCAACGACCTGGCCGCGCAGCAGCGCGCCTGCGCGGCCGGCGCCGGTGTCGCACTGCTGCCGCGGTTTCTGCTCGACGACCCGGCGCCGCCCGCCGACGCCGCGCTCGTCGAGCTGGCCGCGGCGCCGCGCTGCGACGTCGAACGCGCGATCTGGCTGGTGGTGCACCCGGACGTGCGCCGCGCGCCGCGCGTGCAGCGTGTCGCCGAGGCCATCGCCGATGCGGTGCGGCAGGCGGACGGGCGGCTTTAG
- a CDS encoding Arc family DNA binding domain-containing protein has product MSEKKAYPLRINADVLAAVQRWADDELRSLNAQIEYVLRDALRKAGRLPKPRDDKEPES; this is encoded by the coding sequence ATGAGCGAGAAGAAGGCCTATCCGCTGCGCATCAACGCCGACGTGCTGGCGGCGGTGCAGCGCTGGGCCGACGACGAACTGCGCAGCCTCAACGCGCAGATCGAATACGTGTTGCGCGACGCGCTGCGCAAGGCCGGGCGGCTGCCCAAGCCGCGTGACGACAAGGAACCCGAATCATGA
- a CDS encoding PAS domain-containing protein, translated as MPLPPMDPPHEPHRSAELRYHDGSRRLVYWSECEVAYPDGRLIVSRTDLDGVITHANDAFVELSGWPRATLIGAPHCILRHPDMPRRAFRDLWDTVLAGEKWHGYVKNLRRDGACYWVYATALPNVRDGQVVGFTSVRRKPSRRRIDALQPLYAQWLRDERAETPA; from the coding sequence ATGCCGCTGCCGCCGATGGATCCGCCGCACGAGCCGCATCGCAGCGCCGAGCTGCGCTACCACGACGGCAGCCGCCGCCTGGTGTACTGGAGCGAATGCGAGGTGGCCTACCCGGACGGGCGCCTGATCGTCTCGCGCACCGACCTGGACGGCGTCATCACCCACGCCAACGACGCCTTCGTCGAACTCAGCGGCTGGCCGCGCGCGACGCTGATCGGCGCGCCGCACTGCATCCTGCGCCATCCCGACATGCCGCGCCGCGCGTTCCGCGACCTGTGGGACACGGTGCTGGCCGGCGAGAAATGGCACGGCTACGTCAAGAACCTGCGCCGCGACGGCGCCTGCTACTGGGTCTACGCCACCGCGCTGCCGAACGTGCGCGACGGACAGGTGGTGGGCTTCACCTCGGTGCGGCGCAAGCCCTCGCGGCGGCGCATCGACGCCCTGCAGCCGCTGTACGCGCAATGGCTGCGGGACGAACGCGCGGAGACGCCGGCATGA
- the purT gene encoding formate-dependent phosphoribosylglycinamide formyltransferase, which produces MTTLGTPLSASATRVLLLGSGELGKEVAIELQRFGVEVIAADRYADAPAMQVAHRSHVLDMLDAMALRELIAREQPHLIVPEIEAIHTETLVALERDHGQRVIPTARAARLTMDREGIRRLAAETLGLPTSPYRFVDTPEEYRAAIAAVGLPCVVKPVMSSSGKGQSTLRSAADIDAAWEYAQTGGRAGAGRCIVEGFIDFDYEITLLTVRHAGGTAFCDPIGHWQKDGDYRESWQPQPMSALALQRAQEIARAVTDDLGGWGLFGVELFVKGDDVWFSEVSPRPHDTGLVTLVSQELSEFALHARAILGLPIPAIRQSGPSASCALLAHGEGVPVFGNVAAALQAPDTALRLFGKPGVHGHRRVGVTLARGASIDEARQTARDAAAALTIELKA; this is translated from the coding sequence ATGACCACCCTGGGAACCCCGCTGTCCGCCTCCGCCACCCGCGTGCTGCTGCTGGGTTCGGGCGAACTGGGCAAGGAAGTGGCGATCGAACTGCAGCGCTTCGGCGTGGAGGTGATCGCCGCCGATCGTTATGCGGACGCGCCGGCGATGCAGGTAGCGCATCGTTCGCACGTGCTGGACATGCTCGATGCGATGGCGCTGCGCGAACTGATCGCGCGCGAACAGCCGCACCTGATCGTGCCGGAGATCGAGGCGATCCACACCGAGACGCTGGTGGCGCTGGAGCGCGACCACGGCCAGCGGGTGATCCCGACCGCGCGCGCGGCGCGGTTGACGATGGACCGCGAGGGCATCCGCCGCCTGGCCGCCGAGACGCTGGGCCTGCCGACCTCGCCGTACCGTTTCGTCGACACGCCCGAGGAGTACCGCGCGGCGATCGCCGCGGTCGGGTTGCCGTGCGTGGTCAAGCCGGTGATGTCGTCCTCGGGCAAGGGCCAGAGCACGCTGCGCAGCGCCGCCGACATCGACGCGGCCTGGGAGTACGCGCAGACCGGCGGCCGCGCCGGCGCCGGCCGCTGCATCGTCGAAGGCTTCATCGACTTCGACTACGAGATCACCCTGCTGACCGTGCGCCATGCCGGCGGCACGGCGTTCTGCGATCCGATCGGGCATTGGCAGAAGGACGGCGACTACCGCGAGAGCTGGCAGCCGCAACCGATGTCGGCGCTGGCGCTGCAGCGCGCGCAGGAGATCGCGCGCGCGGTCACCGACGACCTCGGCGGCTGGGGCCTGTTCGGCGTGGAGCTGTTCGTCAAGGGCGACGACGTCTGGTTCAGCGAAGTCTCGCCGCGACCGCACGACACCGGCCTGGTCACCCTGGTGTCGCAGGAACTGAGCGAGTTCGCCCTGCATGCGCGCGCGATCCTGGGCCTGCCGATCCCGGCGATCCGGCAAAGCGGCCCGTCGGCCTCGTGCGCGCTGCTGGCGCACGGCGAAGGCGTGCCGGTGTTCGGCAACGTCGCCGCCGCGCTGCAGGCCCCGGACACCGCGCTGCGCCTGTTCGGCAAGCCCGGCGTGCACGGCCACCGCCGCGTCGGCGTGACCCTGGCGCGTGGCGCCAGCATCGACGAAGCACGGCAGACCGCCCGCGACGCCGCCGCCGCCCTCACCATCGAACTGAAGGCCTAA
- a CDS encoding roadblock/LC7 domain-containing protein, producing the protein MRTQQLQQALEGLNGATADIEASALISLDGLTIASAMPQGMDEDRVGAMSAALLALGERSARELARGPLERVLIQGEQGYVIMSAAGREAVLTVLAKPSAKLGLVFLDIKRAAQALQQIL; encoded by the coding sequence ATGCGAACGCAACAGCTGCAACAGGCGCTGGAGGGACTCAATGGCGCCACCGCCGACATCGAGGCGTCGGCGCTGATCTCCCTGGATGGACTGACCATCGCCTCGGCGATGCCGCAGGGCATGGACGAGGACCGCGTCGGCGCGATGTCCGCCGCGCTGCTGGCGTTGGGCGAGCGCAGCGCGCGCGAACTGGCGCGCGGGCCGCTGGAACGGGTGCTGATCCAGGGCGAACAGGGCTACGTGATCATGAGCGCGGCCGGGCGTGAAGCGGTGCTGACCGTACTGGCCAAGCCCAGCGCCAAGCTCGGCCTGGTGTTCCTGGACATCAAGCGCGCCGCCCAGGCGCTGCAGCAGATCCTGTAG
- a CDS encoding alpha/beta fold hydrolase has translation MRPLRLLAPALAALLVPLAALAAAPQQTASALLDRLQAGDLAAVEAEFTPAMAKAVPPEKLAEAWRTLSAQLGALQQRGPASERQQQGLTVIEQRLQFERGALLAHVSIDADGKIAGLLFTPAAPPPAPPPAADAGFTEQAFAVGPLPGTLALPAGKGPFPAVVLVHGSGPHDRDETIGPNRPFLDVARGLAAQGIAVLRYDKRTFAMPESFAGRMEAGFTMDDETTDDAVAAVATLARTPGIDPKRIFVMGHSQGGMLAARIARMSGKTAGIVLWAAPARSLLDLLLDQNRYLLGLQGAPSAEGKARVAEIERRVAKVRGDGAVARNDSPQDLPAAYWRAFDKVDPVADVLALRQPVLWLQGERDFQVTAPDWQRWQQALGQDPRATLHRYPQLNHLGIAGTGTPGPAEYAQPGHVDPQLIADTAHWIGAQR, from the coding sequence ATGCGCCCGCTTCGCTTGCTCGCGCCCGCGCTGGCGGCGCTGCTGGTCCCGCTCGCGGCGCTGGCGGCGGCGCCGCAGCAGACCGCCAGCGCGCTGCTGGATCGCCTGCAGGCCGGCGACCTCGCCGCGGTCGAAGCCGAGTTCACCCCGGCGATGGCCAAGGCGGTGCCGCCGGAAAAACTGGCCGAGGCCTGGCGCACGCTGTCCGCGCAACTGGGCGCGCTGCAGCAGCGCGGTCCGGCCAGCGAACGCCAACAGCAAGGGCTGACCGTGATCGAGCAGCGCCTGCAGTTCGAGCGCGGCGCGCTGCTGGCGCATGTCTCGATCGACGCGGACGGCAAGATCGCCGGCCTGCTGTTCACCCCCGCGGCGCCACCGCCGGCGCCACCGCCCGCGGCCGATGCCGGCTTCACCGAACAGGCATTCGCGGTGGGTCCGTTGCCGGGCACGCTGGCATTGCCCGCGGGCAAGGGCCCGTTCCCGGCGGTGGTGCTGGTGCACGGCTCCGGCCCGCACGACCGCGACGAGACGATCGGCCCGAACCGGCCGTTCCTCGATGTCGCACGTGGACTCGCCGCGCAGGGCATCGCGGTCCTGCGCTACGACAAGCGCACCTTCGCCATGCCGGAGAGCTTCGCCGGGCGCATGGAAGCAGGCTTCACCATGGACGACGAAACCACCGACGATGCCGTCGCCGCGGTCGCGACGCTGGCACGCACGCCGGGCATCGACCCCAAGCGCATCTTCGTGATGGGCCACAGCCAGGGCGGCATGCTCGCCGCGCGCATCGCGCGCATGTCCGGCAAGACCGCCGGCATCGTCCTGTGGGCGGCACCGGCGCGCTCGCTGCTGGACCTGCTGCTCGACCAGAACCGCTATCTGCTCGGCCTGCAAGGCGCGCCGTCCGCCGAAGGCAAGGCACGCGTGGCCGAGATCGAACGGCGCGTGGCCAAGGTCCGCGGCGACGGTGCGGTGGCGCGGAACGATTCGCCGCAGGACTTGCCGGCCGCGTACTGGCGCGCGTTCGACAAGGTGGACCCGGTGGCCGACGTCCTGGCCCTGCGCCAGCCGGTGCTGTGGCTGCAGGGCGAACGCGACTTCCAGGTCACCGCACCGGACTGGCAACGCTGGCAGCAGGCGCTGGGCCAGGACCCGCGCGCCACCCTGCACCGCTATCCGCAACTCAACCACCTCGGCATCGCCGGCACCGGCACGCCCGGACCGGCCGAGTATGCGCAACCCGGCCACGTCGATCCGCAGTTGATCGCCGACACCGCGCACTGGATCGGGGCGCAGCGATGA